From a region of the Panicum virgatum strain AP13 chromosome 2K, P.virgatum_v5, whole genome shotgun sequence genome:
- the LOC120659679 gene encoding probable proline transporter 2 translates to MDVNAPSPSSSSSSCTTPETEDLQFDDGHHERAPLLLPTKIMDAADEKGERPDLSEDTAHQISVDPWYQVGFVLITGVNSAYVLGYSGSVMVPLGWIAGTCGLLLAAAISMYANALLARLHEVGGKRHIRYRDLAGHIYGRKIYGLTWALQYVNLFMINTGFIILAGQALKATYALFRDDGALKLPYCIAISGFVCALFAFGIPYLSALRVWLGFSTLFSLIYIVIAFVLSLRDGMAAPARDYSIPGSHGIRIFTTIGAVADLVFAYNTGMLPEIQATIRPPVVKNMEKALWFQFTVGSLPLYAVTFMGYWAYGSSTSSYLLNNVKGPVWIKATANMSAFLQTVIALHIFASPMYEFLDTKYGSGRGGPFAFHNLVFRVVVRGGYLTVNTLVAAVLPFLGDFMSLTGALSTFPLTFVLANHMYLMVKGHKLSAIQKSWHWLNLIGFSGLAVAAAVAAIRLIMLDSTTYHFFADL, encoded by the exons ATGGATGTCAAC gctccctccccttcctcttcgtCATCGTCGTGCACCACCCCGGAGACAGAGGACCTGCAATTCGACGACGGCCACCACGAGAGGGCGCCGCTCCTGCTGCCCACCAAGATCATGGACGCCGCCGACGAGAAGGGCGAGAGGCCCGACCTCTCCGAGGATACGGCCCACCAGATTAGCGTTG ATCCCTGGTATCAAGTTGGGTTCGTCCTCATAACCGGGGTCAACAGCGCATATGTGCTTGGATACTCTGGCTCTGTAATGGTCCCTTTAGGCTGGATTGCCGGGACATGTGGCCTCCTCCTAGCTGCTGCCATATCCATGTATGCTAATGCGCTTCTTGCACGACTCCATGAAGTTGGTGGCAAACGCCATATCAGATACAGAGATCTTGCTGGGCACATATATG GAAGAAAAATTTATGGACTCACATGGGCTCTGCAATACGTTAATCTTTTCATGATCAACACAGGTTTTATCATCTTAGCTGGGCAAGCTCTGAAG GCAACATATGCACTCTTTAGGGATGATGGAGCTCTAAAGCTTCCTTACTGCATTGCAATATCAGGATTCGTCTGTGCTCTTTTTGCCTTTGGAATTCCTTATCTATCTGCCCTCAGGGTTTGGTTGGGGTTCTCCACACTTTTCAGCCTTATCTATATTGTCATAGCGTTTGTGCTATCACTGAGAGATG GAATGGCCGCGCCTGCAAGGGATTATAGTATTCCCGGATCACACGGAATTCGAATCTTCACTACAATAGGTGCTGTAGCAGACCTTGTGTTTGCTTACAACACTGGAATGCTGCCTGAAATTCAA GCAACCATAAGGCCTCCTGTGGTCAAGAACATGGAGAAAGCTTTGTGGTTCCAGTTCACTGTTGGCTCGTTGCCTCTGTACGCCGTAACCTTTATGGGTTACTGGGCTTATGGTTCCTCAACATCAAGTTATCTACTGAACAACGTCAAGGGCCCGGTCTGGATAAAAGCCACTGCAAATATGTCGGCCTTTCTTCAGACCGTCATAGCGTTACAC ATATTTGCGAGCCCAATGTATGAGTTTTTGGACACAAAGTATGGAAGTGGGCGTGGCGGTCCTTTTGCATTCCACAACTTGGTGTTCAGAGTAGTTGTCAGAGGAGGCTACCTGACGGTGAACACGTTGGTGGCAGCGGTGCTCCCGTTCCTTGGTGACTTCATGAGCCTGACGGGCGCCCTCAGCACCTTCCCCCTGACGTTCGTTCTTGCAAATCACATGTACCTGATGGTGAAGGGCCATAAGTTGTCTGCCATCCAGAAATCCTGGCACTGGCTGAATCTAATTGGGTTCAGCGGATTGGCTGTTGCAGCCGCGGTCGCGGCAATAAGGCTTATCATGCTTGATTCTACCACCTACCACTTCTTCGCTGATCTTTGA